A single region of the Neotabrizicola shimadae genome encodes:
- the yjfF gene encoding galactofuranose ABC transporter, permease protein YjfF: protein MNRSLRPLAATAAIFVLAYLAAVTIYPGMFSTRVLGNFLTDNAFLGIAAVGMTFVILSGGIDLSVGAVIGFTTVLIAVLIMWVGLHPLAAFAVALAVAAAFGAAMGAAIHYLKVPSFIVTLAGMFLARGGASVLSPDSIGIKHEFYTAVSKSYLLLPGGGRLTVVGGIMLAVFLVGMLLAHRTRFGSYVYAIGGSETSAALMGVPMARTTIQIYMLSSTLAGLAGIVFSLYTSAGYSLSALGVELDAIAAVVIGGTLLTGGYGFVAGTFIGVMLQGLVQTYIVFDGTLSSWWTKIVIGALLFMFIVLQRLIFTASAPRRKVLWKT from the coding sequence ATGAACCGCAGCCTTCGTCCGCTGGCGGCGACCGCCGCGATCTTCGTGCTGGCCTATCTGGCGGCGGTGACGATCTATCCCGGCATGTTCTCGACCCGGGTGCTGGGGAATTTCCTGACCGACAACGCCTTCCTGGGGATCGCGGCGGTGGGGATGACCTTCGTGATCCTGTCGGGGGGGATCGACCTTTCGGTGGGGGCGGTGATCGGCTTCACCACCGTGCTGATTGCGGTGCTGATCATGTGGGTCGGGCTGCATCCGCTGGCGGCCTTTGCCGTGGCGCTGGCCGTGGCGGCGGCGTTCGGGGCGGCGATGGGGGCGGCGATCCATTACCTGAAGGTGCCCTCCTTCATCGTGACGCTGGCGGGCATGTTCCTGGCGCGCGGCGGGGCTTCGGTGCTGTCGCCCGATTCCATCGGCATCAAGCACGAGTTCTACACGGCGGTGTCGAAGTCCTACCTGCTCTTGCCGGGCGGCGGGCGGCTGACGGTGGTGGGGGGGATCATGCTGGCGGTGTTCCTGGTGGGGATGCTGCTGGCGCACCGCACGCGGTTCGGGTCCTATGTCTACGCCATCGGCGGGTCCGAGACCTCGGCGGCGCTGATGGGGGTGCCGATGGCGCGGACCACGATCCAGATCTACATGCTGTCATCCACGCTGGCGGGCCTGGCCGGGATCGTGTTCTCGCTTTACACCTCGGCCGGCTATTCGCTGTCGGCGCTTGGGGTCGAACTGGATGCCATCGCGGCGGTCGTGATCGGCGGCACGCTGCTGACCGGGGGATACGGCTTTGTCGCCGGCACCTTCATCGGGGTGATGCTGCAGGGGCTGGTGCAGACCTACATCGTCTTCGACGGCACGCTGAGCAGTTGGTGGACCAAGATTGTCATCGGCGCGCTTCTGTTTATGTTCATCGTGCTGCAGCGGCTGATCTTCACCGCCTCGGCGCCCCGCAGGAAGGTTCTCTGGAAGACCTGA
- a CDS encoding ABC transporter permease: protein MRRVSLAGLARPQFSALVAVLLINWMLFPGFFDISWQDGRFFGSLIDVLNRGAPVAILAIGMTMVIATKGVDLSVGAVMAIAGAAAAVMVVGGWPAWLAVLAALAVGILCGLWNGALVTLLDMQPIVATLVLMVAGRGLAQLITEGFIVTFTDPVLIFIGTGSFMGFPMPVVIAFTLMVLTTLAVRRTALGLLIEAVGVNRSAARFAGISSRLLLIMVYAFAGFCAAISGLIVTGDIRGADANNAGLWLELDAILDVVIGGTSLLGGRFSIPMSVVGALIIQAMNTGILISGFSPEFNLVVKSGVIILILVLQSPMAAGLFRRRSAAKPAQGKTSP, encoded by the coding sequence ATGAGACGGGTTTCCCTGGCGGGCCTGGCCCGGCCGCAGTTTTCCGCGCTGGTGGCGGTGCTGTTGATCAACTGGATGCTGTTTCCGGGGTTCTTTGACATTTCCTGGCAGGATGGCCGGTTCTTCGGAAGTCTGATCGACGTGCTGAACCGGGGGGCGCCTGTGGCGATTCTGGCCATCGGCATGACCATGGTGATCGCGACCAAGGGCGTGGACCTTTCGGTCGGCGCGGTGATGGCGATTGCCGGGGCGGCGGCGGCGGTGATGGTGGTGGGCGGCTGGCCCGCCTGGCTGGCCGTGTTGGCGGCGCTGGCGGTCGGCATCCTGTGCGGGCTGTGGAACGGCGCGCTGGTCACCCTCTTGGACATGCAGCCCATCGTGGCGACGCTGGTCTTGATGGTGGCCGGGCGGGGCCTGGCGCAGCTGATCACCGAGGGCTTCATCGTGACCTTCACCGATCCGGTGCTGATCTTCATCGGGACCGGGTCGTTCATGGGCTTTCCCATGCCCGTCGTGATTGCCTTCACGCTGATGGTGCTGACCACGCTGGCGGTGCGTCGCACGGCGCTTGGGCTTCTGATCGAGGCGGTGGGGGTGAATCGGTCGGCGGCGCGGTTTGCGGGGATTTCCAGCCGGCTTCTCTTGATCATGGTCTATGCCTTCGCGGGGTTCTGCGCCGCGATTTCCGGCCTGATCGTGACCGGCGACATCCGGGGGGCAGATGCGAACAACGCCGGGCTCTGGCTGGAGCTGGACGCGATCCTGGACGTGGTGATCGGGGGGACCTCGCTTCTGGGCGGGCGGTTCTCGATCCCGATGTCGGTCGTGGGGGCGCTGATCATCCAGGCGATGAACACGGGCATCCTGATTTCGGGCTTTTCGCCGGAGTTCAACCTGGTGGTGAAGTCGGGGGTGATCATCCTGATCCTTGTGCTGCAATCGCCGATGGCGGCGGGGTTGTTCCGCCGCCGCAGTGCCGCGAAGCCGGCCCAGGGAAAGACGAGCCCATGA
- a CDS encoding sugar ABC transporter ATP-binding protein yields the protein MADVNTGPGAAVLQAHGICKVFGQHRALDGVDFEARAGEVHALLGENGAGKSTLIKILTGAYQPDEGEVLVDGEAVAFRDPLQAQAAGIGTVYQEVNLLPNRSVAENLFLGRQPTRFGLVRKSAIEAKAREVLSTYGLEIDVRAELGTFSVAVQQVVAIARAVELSGKVLVLDEPTASLDRNEVKRLFEVVQRLKARGLAIIFITHFLDQVFAISDRVTILRNGRKVGSERLDALTPTSVVRMMLGKDLAFEHHPTAVAEGATGPVRVSFEGLGKAGRVAPFTLALHEGEVVGVAGLLGSGRTEMARLMFGVDQADSGRISVGGKPATIRNPAQAVAAGFGFCPEDRKLDGIFGDLSVRENIIIALQAKLGWFKALNRDEQDEIAGRFAEALDIRAADHDMPVKLLSGGNQQKVILARWLAIDPSFLILDEPTRGIDVGAHAEIVRTINRLREDGLALLVISSELDEVVAYSNRVVVMREREMVAELTGEAITPSVIVAAIAEHTAEAR from the coding sequence ATGGCGGACGTGAACACGGGCCCTGGCGCCGCGGTGCTGCAGGCGCACGGCATCTGCAAGGTGTTTGGCCAGCACCGGGCCCTGGACGGGGTGGATTTCGAAGCGCGGGCCGGCGAGGTTCATGCGCTTCTGGGCGAGAATGGCGCGGGAAAATCCACGCTGATCAAGATTTTGACCGGAGCCTATCAGCCTGACGAAGGCGAGGTTCTGGTGGACGGCGAAGCGGTCGCCTTTCGCGACCCCTTGCAGGCGCAGGCCGCAGGGATTGGCACGGTCTATCAGGAAGTGAACCTGCTGCCGAACCGGTCGGTGGCGGAAAACCTGTTCCTTGGGCGTCAGCCCACGCGGTTCGGCCTGGTGCGGAAATCGGCGATCGAGGCGAAGGCGCGCGAGGTCCTGTCGACCTATGGGCTGGAAATCGACGTGCGGGCCGAGTTGGGCACATTCTCGGTGGCCGTGCAGCAGGTCGTGGCCATTGCCCGCGCGGTGGAGCTTTCGGGCAAGGTGCTGGTTCTGGACGAGCCGACCGCGAGCCTGGACCGCAACGAGGTGAAGCGGCTGTTCGAGGTGGTCCAGCGGCTGAAGGCGCGGGGCCTGGCGATCATCTTCATCACCCATTTCCTGGATCAGGTCTTTGCGATTTCCGACCGCGTGACCATCCTGCGCAACGGGCGCAAGGTGGGCAGCGAGCGGCTGGATGCGCTGACGCCGACCTCGGTGGTGCGCATGATGCTGGGCAAGGATCTGGCCTTCGAGCATCACCCGACCGCGGTGGCCGAGGGCGCGACCGGGCCGGTGCGCGTGTCTTTCGAGGGGTTGGGCAAGGCGGGCCGCGTGGCGCCCTTCACCCTGGCCCTGCACGAGGGCGAGGTCGTGGGCGTAGCCGGGCTTCTGGGTTCCGGCCGGACCGAGATGGCGCGGCTGATGTTCGGCGTGGATCAGGCCGACAGCGGCCGGATCTCGGTGGGCGGCAAGCCCGCCACGATCCGCAATCCGGCGCAGGCGGTGGCGGCGGGCTTCGGCTTCTGCCCCGAGGACCGCAAGCTGGACGGCATCTTCGGCGACCTGTCGGTGCGCGAGAACATCATCATCGCGCTGCAGGCCAAGCTGGGCTGGTTCAAGGCGTTGAACCGCGACGAGCAGGACGAGATTGCCGGGCGCTTTGCCGAGGCGCTGGACATCCGGGCGGCCGATCATGACATGCCGGTGAAGCTGTTGTCGGGCGGCAACCAGCAGAAGGTGATCCTGGCGCGCTGGCTGGCCATCGACCCGAGTTTCCTGATCCTGGACGAGCCCACGCGCGGCATCGACGTGGGGGCACACGCAGAGATCGTGCGCACGATCAACCGGCTGCGCGAGGATGGGCTGGCACTTCTGGTGATCTCGTCGGAGCTGGACGAGGTGGTGGCCTATTCCAACCGCGTCGTGGTGATGCGCGAGCGCGAGATGGTGGCGGAGCTGACCGGCGAGGCGATCACGCCTTCGGTGATCGTCGCGGCCATTGCCGAACATACCGCGGAGGCAAGATGA
- the ytfQ gene encoding galactofuranose ABC transporter, galactofuranose-binding protein YtfQ yields the protein MSVIKKLALAAGIGALLSSAAWAQGLEGKVVGFSQIGSESGWRAAETSVTKQQAEARGVDLKFADAQQKQENQIKAIRGFIAQGVDAILVAPVVATGWDEVLTEAKEANIPVILLDRGIEAPEDLYLTSVASDQVKEGRVAGEWLVGTVGDKPCNVVELQGTVGSSPAINRKQGFEEAIAGHANITIVRSQTGDFTRSKGKEVMEGFLKAEDGGKNICAVYAHNDDMAVGAIQAIKDAGLKPGSDILVVSIDAVPDIFSAMVAGEANATVELTPNMAGPAFDALDAYLNAGTVPPKFIITESKLYTPADNPQSEYDTRKGLGY from the coding sequence ATGTCTGTCATCAAGAAGCTCGCGCTGGCCGCGGGCATCGGCGCCCTTTTGTCTTCGGCAGCCTGGGCTCAGGGCCTGGAAGGCAAGGTCGTGGGCTTTTCGCAGATCGGGTCGGAGTCGGGCTGGCGCGCCGCCGAAACCTCGGTCACCAAGCAGCAGGCCGAAGCCCGCGGCGTGGACCTGAAGTTCGCCGACGCGCAGCAGAAGCAGGAAAACCAGATCAAGGCGATCCGCGGCTTCATCGCGCAGGGCGTGGATGCGATCCTGGTCGCGCCCGTCGTGGCGACCGGCTGGGATGAAGTGCTGACCGAAGCCAAGGAAGCCAATATCCCGGTCATCCTGCTGGACCGCGGCATCGAGGCGCCCGAGGATCTGTACCTGACCTCGGTGGCCTCGGACCAGGTGAAGGAAGGCCGCGTGGCGGGCGAATGGCTGGTCGGCACCGTCGGCGACAAGCCCTGCAACGTGGTGGAACTTCAGGGCACCGTGGGTTCGTCGCCCGCGATCAACCGCAAGCAGGGCTTCGAGGAAGCCATCGCGGGCCATGCCAACATCACCATCGTGCGCAGCCAGACCGGCGACTTCACCCGGTCGAAGGGCAAAGAAGTGATGGAAGGCTTCCTGAAGGCCGAAGACGGCGGCAAGAACATCTGCGCCGTCTATGCCCACAACGACGACATGGCGGTAGGCGCCATCCAGGCGATCAAGGATGCCGGCCTGAAGCCGGGCTCGGACATCCTGGTCGTGTCGATCGACGCCGTGCCGGACATCTTCTCGGCCATGGTGGCGGGCGAGGCCAATGCCACGGTGGAACTGACGCCGAACATGGCCGGACCGGCCTTCGACGCGCTGGACGCCTATCTGAATGCCGGCACCGTGCCGCCGAAGTTCATCATCACCGAATCGAAGCTGTACACCCCGGCGGACAATCCCCAGTCCGAATACGACACCCGCAAGGGCCTGGGCTACTGA
- the proB gene encoding glutamate 5-kinase, which translates to MPLSAPDIRAARRLVIKIGSALLVDRKSGLKQGWLSALALDVAEAKVRGADVVLVSSGSIALGRKVLGLPEGPLTLEQSQAAAAVGQIRLARAYEEVLAPHGITTGQVLVTLEDTEDRRRYLNSRATMETLLGLGVVPIVNENDTVATDEIRFGDNDRLAAQIAVTVGADQLILLSDVDGFYSANPKEDPTAERFDLVERITPEIEAMAGDPISGLSKGGMKTKLLAAKTAVAGGCAMAIMEGSVLRPLKALAEGANRTWFVAQGDPQVARKRWINAMKPRGELRLDAGAVTALKAGKSLLPAGVTAVSGSFGRGDPVAILSPEGVVLAKGLVRYTAAEAKAIAGHRSGEIEGILGYAGRAALVHRDDLVM; encoded by the coding sequence ATGCCGCTTTCCGCCCCCGACATCCGGGCGGCGCGGCGGCTGGTCATCAAGATCGGCTCGGCGCTGCTGGTGGACCGCAAGTCCGGGCTGAAGCAAGGCTGGCTGTCGGCGCTGGCACTGGACGTGGCCGAGGCCAAGGTGCGCGGCGCCGATGTGGTGCTGGTGTCCTCGGGGTCGATTGCCCTGGGGCGCAAGGTGCTGGGTCTGCCGGAGGGGCCGCTGACGCTGGAGCAATCTCAGGCGGCGGCGGCGGTTGGGCAGATCCGGCTGGCACGGGCCTACGAGGAGGTGCTGGCGCCGCATGGGATCACCACGGGCCAGGTGCTGGTGACGTTGGAGGATACCGAGGACCGGCGGCGGTATCTGAACAGCCGCGCCACGATGGAGACGCTCTTGGGTCTGGGCGTGGTGCCCATCGTGAACGAGAACGACACGGTGGCGACGGATGAGATCCGGTTCGGGGACAACGACCGGCTGGCGGCGCAGATCGCGGTGACGGTGGGGGCGGATCAGCTGATCCTGCTGTCGGACGTGGACGGGTTCTATTCGGCCAATCCGAAGGAGGACCCCACGGCGGAGCGGTTCGACCTGGTGGAGCGGATCACGCCCGAGATCGAGGCGATGGCGGGGGATCCGATCTCGGGCCTGTCGAAGGGCGGCATGAAGACCAAGCTGCTGGCCGCCAAGACCGCGGTGGCGGGGGGCTGCGCCATGGCGATCATGGAGGGGTCCGTGCTGCGGCCGCTGAAGGCACTGGCCGAGGGGGCGAACCGGACGTGGTTCGTGGCCCAGGGCGACCCGCAGGTGGCCCGCAAGCGGTGGATCAATGCCATGAAGCCCCGGGGGGAGCTGCGGCTGGATGCCGGGGCGGTGACGGCCTTGAAGGCGGGGAAGTCCCTGCTGCCGGCCGGGGTCACGGCGGTTTCGGGCAGCTTCGGGCGGGGCGATCCGGTGGCGATCCTGTCGCCCGAGGGGGTCGTGCTGGCCAAGGGGCTGGTCCGCTATACCGCCGCCGAGGCCAAGGCGATTGCCGGGCACCGGTCGGGCGAGATCGAGGGGATCCTGGGCTATGCCGGGCGGGCGGCGCTGGTCCACAGGGACGACCTGGTGATGTGA
- the obgE gene encoding GTPase ObgE — MKFLDLAKVYIRSGGGGAGCVSFRREKFIEFGGPDGGDGGNGGSVWAEAVEGLNTLIDFRYQQHFFAKSGQPGMGNQKTGKSGDDIVLKVPVGTEILDEDEETVIADLVTVGQRVQLARGGNGGFGNLHFKTSTNRAPGRANPGQEGVERTIWLRLKLIADAGLVGLPNAGKSTFLAAVSNARPKIADYPFTTLIPNLGVVGIDGAEFVMADIPGLIEGASEGRGLGTQFLAHVERCKVLLHLVDGTSSTITKDYRTIVHELEAYAEELGDKPRVLALNKVDALDAKTISTRRRALEKASGGEVHVISGVTGRGVQEVLRALHARIGAQAPVTEEDGPWQP; from the coding sequence ATGAAATTCCTTGACCTCGCCAAAGTCTATATCCGCTCGGGTGGCGGCGGGGCGGGCTGTGTCTCGTTCCGGCGCGAGAAGTTCATCGAATTCGGCGGGCCGGACGGCGGCGACGGTGGCAATGGCGGCTCGGTCTGGGCCGAGGCCGTGGAAGGGCTGAACACCCTGATCGACTTCCGCTACCAGCAGCATTTCTTCGCGAAAAGCGGCCAGCCCGGCATGGGCAACCAGAAGACCGGCAAGTCGGGCGACGACATCGTGCTGAAGGTGCCGGTGGGCACCGAGATCCTGGACGAGGACGAAGAGACGGTGATCGCCGACCTGGTGACCGTCGGCCAGCGTGTGCAACTGGCGCGCGGCGGCAATGGCGGTTTCGGCAACCTGCATTTCAAGACCTCGACCAACCGCGCGCCGGGCCGGGCCAATCCGGGGCAAGAGGGTGTGGAGCGCACGATCTGGCTGAGGCTGAAGCTGATCGCCGATGCCGGGCTGGTGGGGCTGCCCAATGCGGGCAAGTCCACCTTCCTGGCCGCCGTGTCGAACGCCCGGCCGAAGATCGCGGATTATCCCTTCACCACGCTGATCCCGAACCTTGGGGTGGTGGGCATCGACGGGGCCGAGTTCGTGATGGCCGACATTCCGGGCCTGATCGAGGGGGCAAGCGAGGGGCGCGGCCTTGGCACCCAGTTCCTGGCCCATGTGGAGCGGTGCAAGGTCCTGCTGCACCTGGTGGACGGGACCTCCTCGACCATCACCAAGGATTACCGGACCATCGTGCATGAGCTGGAGGCCTATGCCGAAGAGTTGGGCGACAAGCCGCGGGTGCTGGCGCTGAACAAGGTGGATGCGCTGGATGCCAAGACGATCTCGACCAGGCGGCGGGCTTTGGAAAAGGCCAGCGGCGGCGAGGTGCACGTAATCTCGGGCGTGACGGGGCGCGGGGTGCAGGAGGTGCTGCGGGCGCTTCATGCCCGGATCGGGGCGCAGGCGCCGGTGACGGAGGAGGACGGGCCGTGGCAGCCGTGA
- a CDS encoding Gfo/Idh/MocA family protein, whose product MRVLVVGLGNMGQSHALAHHRLGSQIVGLVNRSPRDLPPELAGYPRFATFAEGLAQRPDLVVIATYTDSHAALAVRAMEAGAHVFVEKPLAATVDEAERVIATARRLSRKLVVGYILRHHPAWTRLIEEARALGGPYVFRMNLNQQSKGHEWEVHKALMRTTSPLVDCGVHYVDVMCQITDAAPVRVQGMGLRLSDEIAPEMYNYGQLQVIFADGSVGWYEAGWGPMMSETAFFVKDVVSPQGAVSIVDSEGGASSDIDGHTKVGGLLVHRPAGDRRVALPPDPGHQGLCDAEQGFVLRAIAEDLDLTRPMQDAVQSLRICLAADESIRTGRVVTLEGA is encoded by the coding sequence ATGCGGGTTCTGGTGGTGGGGCTGGGCAACATGGGGCAAAGCCACGCGCTGGCCCATCACCGGCTGGGATCGCAGATCGTGGGCCTTGTGAACCGCTCGCCCCGCGACCTGCCCCCCGAACTGGCAGGCTATCCGCGCTTTGCGACCTTCGCGGAAGGGTTGGCGCAGCGGCCTGACCTCGTGGTGATCGCCACCTACACCGACAGCCACGCCGCGCTGGCCGTTCGCGCGATGGAGGCTGGCGCGCATGTTTTCGTGGAAAAGCCGCTCGCCGCCACGGTGGACGAGGCAGAGCGGGTGATTGCCACCGCGCGGCGCCTGAGCCGCAAGCTGGTGGTCGGTTACATCCTGCGCCACCACCCGGCCTGGACCCGCCTGATCGAGGAAGCCCGCGCCCTGGGCGGGCCTTATGTATTTCGGATGAACCTGAACCAGCAGTCCAAGGGACACGAGTGGGAGGTCCACAAGGCACTGATGCGCACGACCTCGCCGCTGGTGGATTGCGGCGTGCATTATGTCGACGTCATGTGCCAGATCACCGATGCCGCGCCGGTCAGGGTGCAGGGCATGGGGCTGCGGCTTTCGGACGAGATCGCGCCCGAGATGTACAACTATGGCCAGTTGCAGGTGATCTTCGCCGACGGCTCGGTCGGCTGGTACGAGGCGGGATGGGGCCCGATGATGTCGGAAACCGCATTCTTCGTGAAGGACGTGGTCAGCCCCCAGGGCGCGGTCAGCATCGTGGACAGCGAGGGCGGGGCATCCTCGGATATCGACGGGCACACCAAGGTGGGCGGCCTGCTGGTGCACCGGCCGGCAGGCGACCGCAGGGTGGCCCTGCCGCCCGACCCCGGCCACCAGGGCCTGTGCGATGCCGAACAGGGCTTCGTGCTGCGCGCCATTGCCGAGGACCTGGACCTGACGCGACCCATGCAGGATGCGGTGCAGTCGCTGCGCATCTGCCTGGCCGCCGACGAAAGCATCCGCACCGGCCGCGTGGTGACACTGGAGGGCGCCTGA
- a CDS encoding Gfo/Idh/MocA family protein, producing MAPIRPPFRVVGISFDHMHMGDLLRQVHEHPEAEIAGIFDPDPARMAGAIANFGIPPERVFTDLDACMATAKPDLAILCVATAAHADHAERLAGYGVHVFVEKPFAASVADARRMIAAVGATGKLLAVNWPLRWVESHVTAKRLLDQGMIGGLIEVHHYGGNRGPLYHLADKVEVTPEEVERQKPGSWWYKRASGGGSLLDYLGYGATLGTWYMDGRAPLEVTCTVDETPGTEVDQHSITVCRYETGLSKMETQWGTFTDPWVIQPQPACGFVLVGTEGTIRSEDYADHVMVQTRARPEPHPMPADPLPAGERNAIEYVLGCIARGDPLTGPLDPEISLLGQRIVDSAALSAREKRTVALVP from the coding sequence ATGGCCCCGATCCGCCCGCCGTTTCGCGTTGTCGGCATCAGCTTCGATCACATGCACATGGGCGACCTGCTGCGGCAGGTGCATGAGCACCCCGAGGCCGAGATTGCCGGCATCTTCGACCCCGATCCCGCCCGGATGGCGGGTGCCATCGCCAACTTTGGCATCCCGCCGGAGCGGGTCTTCACGGATCTTGACGCCTGCATGGCGACGGCGAAGCCTGACCTGGCGATCCTTTGCGTCGCGACCGCCGCCCATGCGGATCATGCCGAGCGGCTGGCGGGTTACGGCGTGCATGTCTTCGTGGAGAAACCCTTTGCCGCCTCGGTCGCCGATGCGCGGCGGATGATCGCGGCCGTGGGGGCCACCGGGAAACTGCTGGCGGTGAACTGGCCGCTTCGGTGGGTGGAATCTCATGTCACCGCCAAGCGGCTGCTGGATCAGGGGATGATCGGCGGGCTGATCGAGGTGCATCACTACGGCGGCAACCGTGGGCCGCTGTATCACCTGGCCGACAAGGTGGAGGTCACGCCGGAAGAGGTGGAGCGGCAGAAGCCGGGCTCCTGGTGGTACAAGCGCGCCTCGGGCGGGGGGAGCCTGCTGGACTACCTCGGTTACGGCGCCACGCTTGGCACCTGGTACATGGACGGTCGCGCGCCGCTGGAGGTGACCTGCACGGTGGACGAAACCCCCGGCACCGAGGTGGACCAGCATTCCATCACCGTCTGCCGCTATGAGACCGGGCTTTCCAAGATGGAAACCCAGTGGGGCACCTTCACCGACCCCTGGGTGATCCAGCCGCAGCCGGCCTGCGGCTTCGTGCTGGTGGGCACGGAGGGCACCATCCGCAGCGAGGATTATGCCGATCACGTCATGGTGCAGACCCGCGCCCGGCCCGAACCCCACCCGATGCCGGCCGATCCGCTGCCCGCGGGCGAGCGCAACGCCATCGAGTATGTGCTGGGTTGCATCGCGCGGGGGGATCCGCTGACCGGCCCGCTGGACCCGGAGATCAGCCTTCTGGGCCAGCGCATCGTGGACAGCGCGGCCCTGTCGGCGCGCGAGAAGCGGACCGTGGCCCTGGTGCCATAG
- a CDS encoding ABC transporter permease, protein MTLTESPSSLGRLGRVVVNNPLMPLVGLLVALIAVLAILNPTILSLFWVGNTIKIAIPLAMLAACQTLTMLTGGIDLSVGTVATITAFVAATLSPLTGVPVAIVVALVCAVTVGLVNGFGIAVCRVHPLIMTLGTALIATGCLLVYQRYVIATGVLIPDFLLWLGTGRSFGLPNGLFLFVPFAVLVIWAQRRTGFGRMLYAIGSNEAAARLSGVRVWQVQFTLYSLSSVIAGMTGLLYLGQIKTASLSLALPLDLPSVAAAVIGGTSIFGGRGGYGGTIIGALILTVLTTMLTLMQIPEGGRRILFGLIILAVTALYVRLTNQN, encoded by the coding sequence ATGACCCTGACCGAAAGCCCCTCTTCGCTTGGCCGCCTTGGGCGCGTGGTGGTGAACAACCCGCTGATGCCGCTTGTGGGCCTGCTGGTGGCCCTGATCGCCGTGCTGGCGATCCTGAATCCGACGATCCTGAGCCTGTTCTGGGTCGGCAATACCATCAAGATCGCGATTCCGCTGGCCATGCTGGCGGCCTGCCAGACGCTGACCATGCTGACCGGCGGCATCGACCTTTCGGTTGGCACGGTGGCCACCATCACCGCCTTTGTCGCCGCCACCCTGTCGCCCCTGACGGGCGTGCCGGTGGCGATTGTCGTGGCCCTGGTCTGCGCGGTGACCGTGGGCCTTGTGAACGGCTTCGGTATTGCGGTCTGCCGCGTTCATCCGCTGATCATGACGCTTGGCACCGCGCTGATCGCCACGGGTTGCCTGCTGGTCTATCAGCGGTATGTCATTGCGACCGGTGTCCTGATCCCCGACTTTCTTCTGTGGCTGGGAACCGGGCGCAGCTTTGGCCTGCCGAACGGGCTGTTCCTGTTCGTGCCCTTCGCCGTTCTGGTGATCTGGGCGCAGCGGCGCACCGGCTTTGGCCGGATGCTCTATGCCATCGGATCGAACGAGGCGGCGGCGCGGCTGTCGGGCGTGCGGGTCTGGCAGGTGCAGTTCACGCTGTACTCGCTGTCCTCGGTCATCGCGGGCATGACGGGCCTGCTTTACCTGGGCCAGATCAAGACCGCCTCGCTTTCGCTGGCCCTGCCCCTGGACCTGCCGTCGGTCGCCGCGGCAGTGATCGGCGGCACCTCGATCTTTGGCGGGCGCGGCGGCTATGGCGGCACGATCATCGGCGCGCTGATCCTGACGGTGCTGACCACGATGCTGACGCTGATGCAGATCCCCGAAGGCGGGCGGCGCATCCTGTTCGGCCTGATCATCCTGGCCGTGACCGCGCTGTATGTGCGGCTGACCAACCAGAACTGA
- a CDS encoding ABC transporter permease, translated as MRRVLTNNSWTLGLAGLLAFLLIATKVIQPDFGVSGLDSLARAALPFALASVGMAVVVIAGGIDLSMAAMMAVASVTGAVLMTGASDGEAALAVLFVLMVGIGMGAINGTLIVLTRVPDIVVTLAMLFVWQGVALLILNAPGGSAAPWLRGLIVGGVTLPFLPAALTEWIPKALVFLIVVVGAIWLPLRRSKLGLRFYAIGSDPLAAYRSGVPVGPTRIAAYAVAGLFAALGGLSVTMGTGIGEPIPGPYLMASVAAVVLGGVVLGGGRGGLLGPILAVLVLRTVRMDLTLLSIDPNVAAIIEGSIMAVVVMFGAVLATRGRKT; from the coding sequence ATGAGGCGCGTGCTCACGAACAATTCCTGGACACTGGGCTTGGCCGGGCTGCTGGCCTTCCTTCTGATTGCGACCAAGGTGATCCAGCCGGATTTCGGCGTATCGGGGCTGGATTCGCTGGCCCGCGCCGCGCTGCCCTTCGCGCTGGCCTCGGTGGGCATGGCGGTGGTGGTGATCGCGGGTGGCATCGACCTGTCGATGGCGGCGATGATGGCCGTCGCATCTGTCACCGGCGCGGTGCTGATGACCGGCGCCAGCGACGGCGAGGCGGCGCTGGCCGTGCTGTTCGTGCTCATGGTCGGCATCGGCATGGGGGCGATCAACGGCACTCTGATCGTGCTGACCCGCGTGCCCGACATCGTGGTGACGCTGGCGATGCTGTTCGTCTGGCAGGGCGTGGCGCTTCTGATCCTGAATGCACCGGGGGGCAGTGCGGCGCCCTGGCTGCGCGGGCTGATCGTGGGCGGGGTCACCCTGCCCTTCCTGCCCGCCGCGCTGACCGAATGGATCCCCAAGGCGCTGGTCTTCCTGATCGTGGTGGTGGGGGCGATCTGGCTGCCGCTCCGCCGGTCGAAGCTGGGGCTGCGCTTCTATGCCATCGGCAGCGACCCCCTGGCCGCCTATCGGTCTGGCGTGCCGGTCGGGCCGACACGGATTGCCGCCTATGCGGTGGCAGGGCTGTTTGCCGCACTCGGCGGGTTGTCGGTGACGATGGGCACCGGCATCGGCGAGCCGATCCCCGGCCCGTATCTGATGGCCTCGGTCGCGGCGGTGGTGCTGGGCGGCGTGGTGCTGGGCGGCGGGCGGGGCGGGCTGCTCGGCCCGATCCTGGCGGTTCTGGTGCTGCGCACGGTGCGTATGGACCTGACGCTTCTTTCCATCGACCCCAATGTCGCGGCGATCATCGAGGGCAGCATCATGGCCGTCGTCGTGATGTTCGGCGCGGTTCTGGCCACACGGGGACGCAAGACATGA